TGCACCTGTTTTAATTCCTGACCTTTTTGAAACTGGTTTAACGCAAATTTTACTTTATCATTTTCACCTTTACAGTCTGTTGTTTGTTGTAAGAAAAAATGTTCTAAAACCGCTATTTTTTGTTCTAATGTTTGTGTATTTAGAAGTTGGTCATTTATAGTGGTTTTAACTAAATCATTGATGTCAGTGTGTCGTTGCGTTAATTCAATTGCTTCTATTCTGAAAACAGATCTTAAAGCTGCGGGTTGGAAACTGACCCCAATATTTCGAAAACTACCCGTTGCCGTAAGCTGTGAGTACTGAGTAGCTTGCCCAAATAAGAAAGATTGGGGTAATGTTTGCTTGTCTTTATCGTAAAAGACCGTGGGATTTTCCTGAAAAATCATACCGGGTACGCCCTCGGGAATTATTTTGAATTTTCCAATAAAAGCAGTGCT
This genomic interval from Pseudopedobacter saltans DSM 12145 contains the following:
- a CDS encoding helix-turn-helix transcriptional regulator, with translation MENTSTAFIGKFKIIPEGVPGMIFQENPTVFYDKDKQTLPQSFLFGQATQYSQLTATGSFRNIGVSFQPAALRSVFRIEAIELTQRHTDINDLVKTTINDQLLNTQTLEQKIAVLEHFFLQQTTDCKGENDKVKFALNQFQKGQELKQVQADLRISERSLERLFKSYIGISPKLYSRICRFQSALKTLRTANFNALTEIAYLENYFDQSHFIRDFKYFTGTTPKSFLLNANEQLPNFPELKF